The sequence GTGGATTACCTGCACGCGACGCGCTATCGCGGCGGGGTCCGGGGCGGGGGGCTCGAGTGGCGGGCAAGACCGGCGACGCCCCTCTCGGGCCGGGTGGTCGTGGTGGTGGACGACATCCTGGACGAAGGGCTGACCCTCACGGAGATCCTCGACTGGTGCCGGGGGGCCGGTGCCGCCCGGGTCCACAGCGCGGTCCTGGTGCACAAGCGGCACGACAGAAAGCCCGGGTTGCGCCGGGCCGACTTCACGGGGCTCGAGGTGCCCGACCGCTACGTCTTCGGGTACGGAATGGACTACCGCGGCTACCTGCGCAACGCCCCCGGCATCTTCGCCGTCCGGGGGCTGTGACCGGTCGGGGGGAGGAGGGCGCGTGAGGACCGTGGCACTCATCGGCGGCACTGGGCTCACCGCCCTGGAGGGGCTCGAGGTCCTGCGCCGGGATACGGTGACCACCCCCTGGGGAGCGCCTTCGGCGCCGCTGGTGCACGGGCTCTTCCACGGCTGCCCGGTGGTGTTCCTGGCCCGTCACGGGCCGGGCGGAACCATCCCCCCGCACCGGGTGAACTATCGGGCGAATCTCTGGGCGCTGCGGGAGGCAGGGGCCTGCCAGGTGATTGCGGTGAACGCGGTCGGCGGCATCCGCCCGGGGCTCGACCTGCCCGGGCGACTGGTGGTTCCCCACCAGATCGTCGACTACACCTACGGGCGGGCGCACACGTTCTTCGAGGACGAGCTCGATCACGTGGTCCACGTGGATTTCACCGAGCCCTACTGCGAGCCCCTGCGCGAGACCCTGATCGAGGCCGGGCAACGCGCCGGGCTCGAGGTCGCGGTTCGCGGCGTCTACGGCGCGACGCAGGGACCGCGCCTGGAGACCGCGGCGGAGGTGGACCGTCTGGAGCAGGACGGCTGCGACATCGTGGGGATGACCGGGATGCCCGAGGCCTCCCTCGCGCGCGAGCTGGGTCTGTGCTACGCGGCCATCGCCGTCGTCGCCAACGCGGCGGCCGGGCGGGGGCCGGGTGTCCTCTCGATGGAGGAGATCGAGCTCAACCTGAAAGAGGGGATGCGGTCCGTGCGTTCCCTGCTGGAGCAGGCGATCCCGCTGGCCTGAATGGCGGCAGAGCCGCCTCGGTCAGCGCCGGGGTGGGCCGGCCTCTACGGTGGGGCGGGTGATGCGCCCGTCCAGGGTCACCGAGACTTCGCCCCGTTCCCGGAAGGCCTCCATCACCAGGTCCGAGATGAGGCGCCCGGTGGCCACCCGGTCCTCCATCTCCTTCAGCACGAGGTAGTTGTCGCCCCCCTCGGCGAGGAAGTCCGGCAGCACCACGCGATAGCGGGCCGCGGGGGCGAGCGGCTCGCCGGCCGCGGTGACGGCCCCGGCCCTGCCGTTCGTGATGGCGTAGCGCAGGCCCGAGACCTGCAGGAAACCTCCCGGGTTGTCCTGGGGGTCCAGGGAGGCCGAGCGGTCGAGCGCCGCCTGGACCTGGGCGCCGGTCAGGGTGCCCGTGACGAGCTCGTTGCCGAAGGGAAACGCCTGGTAGACGTCCTTCACCCGGACCTCGCCCGCCGGGATCGAGGCCCGGAAGCCGCCGCCGTTGAACAGGGCCATGTCGGCGGCGGTGAGCTCGCGCGCGAGGTCGGCCAGAAAGTTCCCGAAGTTGCTCTCCCCGCGCCGGATCCGCTCCCGGCTGGCGTCCAGCTCCACGGCGTTGCGCCCCACCACCACCGCGACCTCCTGCTCCAGCCGGTCGGCGAGGGCCCGCACTTCCGCGGCGAGCCTCGCGTCCTCCGGAACGCCCTCGTCCATCGGCAGGACCCGGTAGGCGACGACCTCGGCGCGGCCGTCACGCACCCGGAGGTCCAGGCGCCCCAGGTGGGTACCGCGGTCGCCTGCCTGGAGGACGGGAACGCCGTTCTCGATGAGGGGCTCCGGGAAGAGGTGGTGGTTGTGGCCGCCCACCACCAGGTCCACCCCCGGGACCTCCCGAGCCAGGCGGCGGTCCTCCGCCACGCCCAGATGGGAGAGCACGACCACCAGGTCGGCTTCCCGCTCCAGTCGGGGCACGAGTCGGCGAGCCGCCGCCACGGGGTCCTCGACGCGGATCCCGGCGATGTTCCGGGGGTGCGTGGTGGCGGTCAGCTCGTCGGTGACGAGCCCGAGCACCGCCACCCGAGGCCCGCCGGGCGGGGCCAGGACGACGGAGTCCCGCACCGGGAAGGGGCTCGGCTCGGCCCGCAGGTTGGCGGCCAGGATGGGGAAGCGGGCCTCTGCCAGGAGGTCGCGGAAGTGCGTCTGCCCATAGTCGAGCTCGTGGTTGCCCACGACCGCGGCGTCGACCCCCACGTCGCCGAGGAATCCCAGGTCGGGCAGACCGAGGAACACGGTGGAGGTCACCGTGCCCTGCAGGAGGTCCCCGGCGAAGAGCAGCAGCACGGGGCGCTCGGGATCCTCGGCGCGGACCGCGCGCGCCGCCGAGGCGAGCCGGGCGATGCCACCGAGGGTCCGGCCCGTCGCCGGGTCGGCGACCGGCTCGAGCTGCCCGTGGAGGTCGTTGAAGTGGAGAATCGTGAGGGCCTGTCCCTCCTCGGCGTGGCCGGGCGCCGCCGCTCCGAAGAGCAGGGTGAGCGTCAGCAGGCTGCGCGCCGGCAGGCTTCGCAACACCGCGCCCATGACGCCTCAGATCTCCCGTGCGAGGCGGGCCGCGATCCCGGTGTAGGCGGCCGGCGTCAGGTCGAGCAGGGTGCGTTTGGCCCCCGCGGGGATCTCGAGCCTCTCGATGAGCGCGACGAGCGCCGCGCGGTCGACCTCCTGGCCGCGCGTGAGCGCCTTGAGCTTCTCGTAGGGTTGTTCGACCCCGTAGCGGCGCATGACGGTCTGCACGGCCTCGGCGAGCACCTCCCAGTGCTCGTCCAGGTCCTCCGCCAGCCGGGTCGGGCTCACCTCGAGCTTGCCGAGGCCGGCGAGCGTCGCCTGGTAGGCCAGCACCGAGTGGGCGACGCCGACGCCCAGGTTTCGCAGGACGGTCGAGTCCGAGAGGTCGCGCTGCCAGCGCGACACGGGCAGCTTTCCGGCGAGGTGCTCGAACAGCGCGTTGGCGATCCCGAGGTTGCCTTCCGCATTCTCGAAGTCGATGGGGTTCACCTTGTGCGGCATGGTCGAGGACCCGACCTCGCCGGCCTTGGTCTTTTGCTTGAAATAGGCAAGGGAGACGTAGCCCCAGAGGTCCCGGCAGAGATCGATCAGGACCGTGTTGAAGCGGGACACCGCGTGGAAGAGCTCGGCGATGAAGTCGTGGGGCTCGACCTGCGTGGTGTAGGGGTTCCAGACGAGGCCGAGGCTCACCACGAAGTCGCGCGCCAGAGGCTCCCAGTCCACCTCGGGATAGGCGGCCCGGTGGGCGTTGAAGTTGCCCACGGCGCCGTTCATCTTGCCGAGCAGGGGGATGCCGACCACCTGCTCGCGCTGCCTGCGCAGCCGGTGAACGAAGTTCGCCAGCTCCTTGCCGACGGTCGTGGGCGAGGCGGGTTGGCCGTGGGTGCGGGCGAGCATCGGCCGGTCCGCGAGGGCGTGGGCCAGGTGGCCGAGCGCCTGGACGACTTCGTCCATCGCGGGCAGCAGCGCCTGGGTGCGGGCCTCGCGCAGCATCAGGGCGTAGGCGAGATTGTTCACGTCCTCCGACGTGCAGCCGAAGTGGATGAACTCCGAGACCGCGGCCAGCTCGGGGTTACCCGCGATCTTCTCCTTCAGGAAGTATTCGACCGCCTTGACGTCGTGGTTGGTCGTGCGCTCGATGTTCTTGACCCGCTGGGCATCCTCGACGCCGAACTGCTCCACGATGCCCCCGAGGAGATTGCGTGCCCGCTCGCCGAGCGGGGGTATTTCGGCGATCTCGCTTCGGCTGGCCAGGTGCTCGAGCCAGCGGACCTCGACCTCGACCCGGTGCCGGATGAGCCCGTACTCGCTGAAGATGGGTCGCAGGTCCGCGGTCTTCCCGGCATATCGGCCGTCGATGGGAGAGACGGCGGTGAGCGGTGTCAGGTCCATGGTGCCTCCGCGGCCTCGTGCAGAGACCTGCAGTATAGGGGCGTCGTACCCGGCCGGGGTCGGATGGCCGTCAGCCCGCGGCCGGTCCCGTCGAATGGCTGTAGTAGTAGCCCAGCAGCAGCGCGCCGAAGATGATCCGGTACCAGGCGAAGGCCGCGAAGCTGTGGTGGGAAACGTAGCGCACGAAGAGCTTGACCACGAGAAGCGCGCTGAAGAAG comes from Gammaproteobacteria bacterium and encodes:
- a CDS encoding hypoxanthine-guanine phosphoribosyltransferase — encoded protein: MVSAVPTPEEVRRVQQEADLLHSERDVEAALDGMAAAMTERLAKLDPLLLGVMVGGMAPLGCLLRRLPFPLQVDYLHATRYRGGVRGGGLEWRARPATPLSGRVVVVVDDILDEGLTLTEILDWCRGAGAARVHSAVLVHKRHDRKPGLRRADFTGLEVPDRYVFGYGMDYRGYLRNAPGIFAVRGL
- a CDS encoding S-methyl-5'-thioinosine phosphorylase is translated as MRTVALIGGTGLTALEGLEVLRRDTVTTPWGAPSAPLVHGLFHGCPVVFLARHGPGGTIPPHRVNYRANLWALREAGACQVIAVNAVGGIRPGLDLPGRLVVPHQIVDYTYGRAHTFFEDELDHVVHVDFTEPYCEPLRETLIEAGQRAGLEVAVRGVYGATQGPRLETAAEVDRLEQDGCDIVGMTGMPEASLARELGLCYAAIAVVANAAAGRGPGVLSMEEIELNLKEGMRSVRSLLEQAIPLA
- a CDS encoding bifunctional metallophosphatase/5'-nucleotidase, with the translated sequence MGAVLRSLPARSLLTLTLLFGAAAPGHAEEGQALTILHFNDLHGQLEPVADPATGRTLGGIARLASAARAVRAEDPERPVLLLFAGDLLQGTVTSTVFLGLPDLGFLGDVGVDAAVVGNHELDYGQTHFRDLLAEARFPILAANLRAEPSPFPVRDSVVLAPPGGPRVAVLGLVTDELTATTHPRNIAGIRVEDPVAAARRLVPRLEREADLVVVLSHLGVAEDRRLAREVPGVDLVVGGHNHHLFPEPLIENGVPVLQAGDRGTHLGRLDLRVRDGRAEVVAYRVLPMDEGVPEDARLAAEVRALADRLEQEVAVVVGRNAVELDASRERIRRGESNFGNFLADLARELTAADMALFNGGGFRASIPAGEVRVKDVYQAFPFGNELVTGTLTGAQVQAALDRSASLDPQDNPGGFLQVSGLRYAITNGRAGAVTAAGEPLAPAARYRVVLPDFLAEGGDNYLVLKEMEDRVATGRLISDLVMEAFRERGEVSVTLDGRITRPTVEAGPPRR
- the purB gene encoding adenylosuccinate lyase; amino-acid sequence: MDLTPLTAVSPIDGRYAGKTADLRPIFSEYGLIRHRVEVEVRWLEHLASRSEIAEIPPLGERARNLLGGIVEQFGVEDAQRVKNIERTTNHDVKAVEYFLKEKIAGNPELAAVSEFIHFGCTSEDVNNLAYALMLREARTQALLPAMDEVVQALGHLAHALADRPMLARTHGQPASPTTVGKELANFVHRLRRQREQVVGIPLLGKMNGAVGNFNAHRAAYPEVDWEPLARDFVVSLGLVWNPYTTQVEPHDFIAELFHAVSRFNTVLIDLCRDLWGYVSLAYFKQKTKAGEVGSSTMPHKVNPIDFENAEGNLGIANALFEHLAGKLPVSRWQRDLSDSTVLRNLGVGVAHSVLAYQATLAGLGKLEVSPTRLAEDLDEHWEVLAEAVQTVMRRYGVEQPYEKLKALTRGQEVDRAALVALIERLEIPAGAKRTLLDLTPAAYTGIAARLAREI